From Lawsonia intracellularis PHE/MN1-00, the proteins below share one genomic window:
- a CDS encoding heme exporter protein CcmB, which produces MFTHAIIIAQKDIKLLFSRGIGVIQALLLGLLLIFIFSLSKPLDENITAQAAATIFWLASIFCQVLTFNILYHIEKKSDTWSGLLLTPCPVQAIWLGKALTGFIIISVAQLIFIPAIVVFLNQEPGICWAQSLLIIFLINIGLVSIGSLIGGLSQGQSTQESLISIILFPLVVPLLLAGIHTCTDALSSESTEAMYSWMHIVIAFDAIFAASALALFPVISLGDE; this is translated from the coding sequence ATGTTTACTCATGCTATTATCATTGCACAAAAAGATATAAAACTTCTGTTCTCTAGAGGTATAGGGGTCATACAGGCATTACTTCTGGGATTATTACTCATTTTTATTTTTAGTTTATCAAAACCATTAGATGAAAATATAACAGCTCAAGCAGCAGCTACCATCTTCTGGTTAGCTTCTATCTTTTGCCAGGTTCTTACATTTAATATTCTCTATCATATTGAAAAAAAAAGTGATACATGGTCAGGACTGTTACTTACACCATGTCCTGTTCAAGCTATTTGGTTAGGAAAAGCTTTAACAGGGTTTATTATCATTTCTGTTGCTCAACTTATTTTTATTCCTGCAATTGTTGTTTTTCTTAATCAAGAACCTGGAATATGTTGGGCACAATCACTACTCATTATATTTCTTATTAATATAGGTCTTGTATCTATAGGTTCACTAATAGGGGGCTTATCTCAAGGGCAATCTACCCAAGAGTCTCTCATTTCCATTATTTTATTTCCACTTGTAGTTCCTCTTCTTCTTGCAGGTATTCATACATGTACTGATGCACTCTCTTCAGAGTCTACAGAAGCTATGTATTCATGGATGCATATTGTTATAGCTTTTGATGCTATTTTTGCTGCATCAGCCCTTGCTCTCTTCCCAGTTATATCTTTAGGAGATGAATAA
- a CDS encoding ABC transporter ATP-binding protein encodes MLLQLIAISKVYSNRPILKNISLNITSNTITYLTGENGAGKSTLLKIMAGLLKPTSGEIIFNCSLEEIGYLGHTPFIYQDLSAYENLLFWGRLYKKRLDKKQIATAIEQMKLTRFIYERTRTFSRGMLQRLNFARVLMLKPKLLLLDEPESGLDNQSLSICYNEIINAKTAGAGIVWISHNLIKNEKVDQHIILKNKKIEYTKKEPYAFQQ; translated from the coding sequence ATGCTTCTTCAGCTAATAGCTATCAGCAAAGTATATAGTAATCGGCCTATCCTCAAAAACATATCACTTAATATTACTTCTAATACTATAACATATTTAACAGGAGAAAATGGAGCTGGTAAAAGTACATTACTCAAGATCATGGCAGGGCTTCTAAAACCAACGTCAGGAGAAATTATATTTAACTGTAGCTTAGAAGAAATTGGTTATCTTGGGCATACTCCATTTATTTATCAAGATCTTTCAGCCTATGAAAATCTTCTCTTTTGGGGGCGGCTTTATAAAAAACGTCTTGATAAAAAACAAATAGCAACTGCTATTGAACAAATGAAACTTACTCGTTTCATCTATGAACGTACAAGAACATTTTCACGTGGCATGTTACAACGGCTTAACTTTGCACGAGTGCTGATGTTAAAACCTAAGCTTCTATTATTAGATGAACCTGAATCTGGGCTTGACAACCAATCTCTTTCAATATGTTATAATGAAATTATTAATGCAAAGACTGCAGGTGCTGGTATAGTTTGGATTTCCCATAATCTTATTAAGAATGAAAAGGTAGATCAACATATTATACTTAAAAACAAAAAGATTGAATATACCAAAAAAGAACCTTATGCATTTCAACAATAA